In Mycobacterium sp. JS623, one genomic interval encodes:
- a CDS encoding SufE family protein, which produces MSMPAALAEVVSDFQEVQGQDKLALLLEFANELPALPADLEEAAMEPVPECQSPLFLHVDAADRDEVRLYFSAPAEAPTTRGFAAILAAGLDKQSADDILAVPDDFYSDLGLAKLISPLRLRGMSAMLARVKKRLRDN; this is translated from the coding sequence ATGAGTATGCCGGCAGCGCTGGCCGAGGTCGTATCGGACTTCCAGGAAGTTCAGGGACAGGACAAGCTCGCCCTGCTGTTGGAGTTCGCCAACGAATTGCCCGCGCTGCCAGCCGATCTCGAGGAAGCGGCGATGGAGCCGGTGCCCGAATGCCAGTCGCCGCTTTTCCTTCACGTCGACGCGGCCGACCGCGACGAGGTGCGGCTGTACTTCAGCGCCCCGGCCGAAGCCCCGACCACGCGCGGCTTCGCCGCCATCCTGGCCGCAGGCCTCGACAAACAGTCAGCCGACGACATCCTCGCCGTGCCCGACGACTTCTACTCCGATCTCGGCCTGGCGAAACTGATCAGCCCGCTGCGACTGCGTGGCATGTCGGCGATGCTGGCGCGGGTAAAAAAGCGGCTGCGAGACAACTAG
- a CDS encoding sulfurtransferase: MPLPADPNPALQSYAHPERLVTADWLSGNLGRPGLAIVESDEDVLLYDTGHIPGAVKIDWHTDLNDPHVRDYINGEQFAELMNRKGITRDDTVVIYGDKSNWWAAYALWVFTLFGHPDVRLLDGGRDLWISDGRDTTLDVPSKETSGYPVVDRDDAPIRAFKDDVLGILGEQPLIDVRSPQEYTGERTHMPDYPEEGALRGGHIPTARSIPWGKAAQDNGKFRSRDELNELYGFLEPDDKTVVYCRIGERSSHTWFVLTHLLGKPGVRNYDGSWTEWGNAVRVPVAVGEEPGKAP, from the coding sequence GTGCCGCTGCCTGCCGATCCCAATCCTGCCCTGCAGTCATATGCCCATCCCGAGCGTCTGGTAACCGCCGACTGGCTGTCCGGGAACCTGGGCCGCCCAGGGCTTGCCATCGTCGAGTCCGACGAGGACGTGTTGCTCTATGACACCGGCCACATTCCCGGCGCGGTGAAGATCGACTGGCACACCGACCTCAACGATCCGCACGTCCGCGATTACATCAACGGTGAGCAGTTCGCCGAGCTGATGAACCGCAAGGGCATCACCCGCGACGACACCGTCGTCATTTACGGCGACAAGAGCAATTGGTGGGCGGCCTACGCGCTGTGGGTGTTCACGTTGTTCGGTCATCCCGATGTGCGGCTGCTCGACGGCGGGCGCGACCTGTGGATCTCCGACGGCCGCGATACCACGCTGGACGTGCCGTCCAAGGAGACCTCCGGCTACCCCGTCGTCGACCGCGACGACGCCCCGATTCGCGCGTTCAAGGACGACGTCCTCGGGATCCTCGGCGAGCAGCCGTTGATCGATGTGCGCTCGCCGCAGGAGTACACCGGCGAGCGCACACACATGCCCGACTATCCCGAAGAAGGCGCGCTGCGTGGTGGCCACATCCCCACAGCACGTTCCATCCCGTGGGGTAAGGCCGCTCAGGACAACGGCAAGTTCCGCAGCCGCGACGAGCTCAACGAGCTGTACGGGTTCCTGGAGCCCGACGACAAGACCGTCGTCTACTGCCGCATCGGCGAGCGGTCGAGCCACACCTGGTTCGTGCTGACGCATCTGCTCGGCAAGCCAGGCGTGCGCAACTATGACGGTTCGTGGACCGAGTGGGGGAACGCCGTGCGCGTCCCCGTCGCGGTCGGGGAAGAGCCAGGCAAGGCGCCATGA
- a CDS encoding nucleotide sugar dehydrogenase, translating to MADPAKYDVGIVGLGFVGLTLATVLAEAGHRVLGVEARPELVELTNNGIPHFSEAGLGDALGRVIRSGNLVATGRFEQDSHCDTYIITVGTPLSSEGTPRVDMIQHAAREVAANMRDGALVILRSTVMVETTRKIVGPILADTGKQFSLAMCPERTLEGNALQELRELPQIIGADDPAVADRAAAIFRRLTSSVVQLSTLEAAEIVKLVDNTYRDVQFAFANEVARLCDAFGVNAHEVITSGKLGYRRTNVALPGLVGGPCLEKDPHILMFSARSRGIDLEVSAAGRLVNERQPEETVSFISKEVARRNLASPLRISLLGMAFKGVPATDDLRGSMSVKVLDALKKAHPDAEFGIFDPVIASETLAAAFPDERIFSRIGDAVSGASVVVIANNHPALGAFAPRTIAEFIAPNGFVFDYWNHFGHLPQSELGDSYFSVGNSGFMTADD from the coding sequence ATGGCTGACCCAGCAAAGTACGACGTCGGCATTGTGGGATTGGGTTTTGTCGGGCTTACCTTGGCCACGGTGCTGGCGGAGGCGGGGCACCGAGTGCTCGGCGTTGAGGCGCGCCCAGAGTTGGTCGAGCTCACCAACAATGGCATCCCGCATTTCTCCGAGGCGGGTCTCGGCGACGCCCTCGGCCGCGTCATCAGGTCCGGAAACCTGGTAGCGACTGGGAGGTTCGAGCAGGATTCGCACTGCGACACCTACATCATCACCGTCGGTACCCCGCTCTCCAGCGAAGGTACGCCCCGGGTCGACATGATCCAGCACGCGGCCCGTGAGGTGGCCGCCAATATGCGCGACGGCGCCCTGGTGATTCTGCGTTCGACCGTGATGGTCGAGACGACGCGCAAGATCGTCGGGCCCATCCTGGCCGACACCGGCAAGCAATTCAGCCTGGCGATGTGTCCGGAGCGCACTCTCGAGGGCAACGCCCTGCAGGAGTTGCGTGAGCTGCCGCAGATCATCGGCGCCGACGACCCGGCCGTTGCTGATCGGGCGGCGGCGATTTTCCGCCGCCTCACCAGCTCGGTCGTGCAACTGTCCACCCTCGAGGCCGCCGAGATCGTCAAGCTCGTCGACAATACGTATCGCGACGTGCAGTTCGCGTTCGCCAACGAGGTGGCCCGCCTCTGCGATGCGTTCGGTGTGAACGCTCATGAGGTGATCACATCGGGGAAGCTGGGCTACCGGCGCACCAACGTTGCGCTGCCCGGCCTGGTCGGCGGACCGTGCCTGGAGAAAGATCCGCACATCCTCATGTTCAGCGCGCGTAGCCGCGGCATCGATTTGGAAGTGTCGGCAGCCGGCCGGCTCGTCAACGAACGCCAACCGGAGGAGACGGTGAGCTTCATCAGCAAGGAGGTCGCGCGGCGCAACCTTGCCTCACCACTGCGGATCAGCTTGCTTGGCATGGCATTCAAGGGTGTGCCCGCGACCGATGATCTGCGGGGCTCGATGTCGGTCAAGGTCCTCGACGCGCTCAAGAAGGCGCATCCGGATGCGGAGTTCGGGATTTTCGACCCGGTGATCGCCTCCGAGACGCTGGCTGCCGCGTTCCCCGACGAGCGCATATTCAGCCGTATCGGCGATGCGGTCAGCGGCGCGTCCGTCGTCGTCATCGCCAACAACCACCCCGCGCTGGGCGCCTTCGCGCCACGAACGATCGCCGAATTCATCGCGCCGAACGGGTTCGTATTCGACTACTGGAACCATTTCGGACACCTGCCGCAGTCCGAGCTCGGTGACTCATACTTTTCGGTCGGCAACAGCGGGTTTATGACGGCCGATGACTAG
- a CDS encoding NAD-dependent epimerase/dehydratase family protein, translating to MTRRVVVTGGGGFIGGHLVTRLVTDGWNVAVVDTMVRGDASRFAGVADDVELFTCDVRDEDVLVRAFDGADVVMHLAAINGTENFYKRPELVLDVGLRGALAVVNAGRRAGVPDLVVASTAEVYQTPAVVPTPETIPLMLPDSLNPRYSYGGSKIVSELIAFNYAKDHYRQVQVFRPHNVYGPDMGWKHVIPQFTMRALAARDESSGGTVPFDIQGDGSETRAFCYVDDVVTGILTMYANGGHREIYHVGNDEEVSIRDLAERVGKAVGVDLEIRPGPAAAGGTPRRCPDINKMRRLGYSPAVGLDDGLERTVAWYQAHRDDVPANELM from the coding sequence ATGACTAGGCGGGTGGTGGTCACCGGCGGCGGTGGCTTCATCGGTGGGCACCTGGTCACACGGCTGGTGACGGACGGCTGGAACGTCGCGGTGGTGGACACCATGGTCCGCGGGGACGCCAGTCGGTTCGCCGGGGTGGCCGATGACGTCGAGCTGTTCACGTGCGACGTACGCGACGAAGACGTGCTGGTGCGTGCATTCGACGGTGCAGACGTGGTCATGCACCTGGCGGCCATCAACGGCACCGAAAACTTTTACAAGCGGCCAGAACTCGTGCTCGACGTGGGGCTGCGCGGTGCGCTGGCGGTTGTCAACGCGGGCCGGCGGGCCGGGGTGCCGGACCTGGTGGTGGCGTCCACCGCCGAGGTCTACCAGACGCCTGCGGTCGTACCGACCCCCGAGACGATCCCGCTGATGCTGCCAGACAGTCTGAACCCCAGGTATTCCTACGGTGGCTCGAAGATCGTCAGCGAGCTGATCGCGTTCAACTACGCCAAGGACCACTATCGGCAAGTGCAGGTGTTCCGGCCGCACAACGTCTACGGCCCCGACATGGGCTGGAAGCACGTGATACCTCAGTTCACGATGCGAGCGTTGGCGGCCCGCGACGAATCATCTGGTGGCACAGTGCCTTTCGACATTCAGGGCGACGGCAGCGAAACCAGGGCGTTCTGCTACGTCGATGACGTCGTGACCGGCATCCTGACCATGTACGCCAACGGTGGCCACCGCGAGATCTATCACGTCGGCAATGACGAGGAGGTCTCGATCCGAGACCTTGCCGAGCGCGTCGGCAAGGCGGTCGGCGTGGATCTGGAGATTCGTCCCGGCCCGGCCGCCGCGGGTGGGACACCACGTCGCTGCCCCGACATCAACAAGATGCGCCGGCTCGGGTATTCGCCCGCGGTCGGCCTCGATGATGGGCTCGAACGCACGGTGGCGTGGTACCAGGCGCATCGCGACGATGTGCCTGCCAACGAGCTGATGTAA
- a CDS encoding Maf family protein produces MTRVVLASASPGRRKVLRQAGIDPLVIVSGVDEDAVVAGLDPDAAPGDVTTALAAAKADAVAHGLDPAVAADCVVIGCDSMLYRDGQLLGKPASADAARRGWQQMAGKSGQLYTGHCVIRLRDNAITYRAADAVCTTVNFGVPSSADIDAYVELGEPLAVAGGFTLDGLGGWFIDGVSGDPSSVIGIGLPLMRRLLGHSGLSISDLWAANPVIS; encoded by the coding sequence ATGACGCGCGTGGTACTCGCGTCTGCCTCACCTGGCCGTCGTAAGGTATTGCGCCAGGCGGGAATTGATCCGCTCGTCATCGTCTCGGGGGTGGACGAGGATGCCGTCGTCGCGGGGCTTGACCCGGACGCCGCGCCAGGCGACGTGACGACGGCGTTGGCCGCGGCGAAGGCCGACGCGGTAGCTCACGGGCTGGATCCGGCGGTCGCCGCCGATTGCGTTGTGATCGGCTGTGATTCGATGCTGTACCGCGACGGTCAGCTATTGGGCAAGCCGGCGTCGGCGGACGCGGCCCGCCGCGGCTGGCAGCAGATGGCCGGCAAGTCCGGTCAGCTTTACACCGGACATTGCGTGATCCGCCTGCGCGACAACGCGATTACCTATCGCGCCGCCGACGCGGTATGTACCACGGTTAATTTCGGCGTTCCGTCGTCCGCCGACATCGATGCGTACGTCGAATTGGGCGAGCCGCTGGCGGTGGCTGGCGGCTTCACGCTCGACGGGTTGGGCGGCTGGTTCATCGACGGGGTGAGCGGCGATCCGTCGTCGGTCATCGGCATCGGCCTGCCGCTGATGCGGCGGCTCCTCGGACACTCGGGCCTATCGATCTCGGATCTGTGGGCGGCCAACCCGGTCATTTCATAA
- a CDS encoding acyl-CoA carboxylase subunit epsilon gives MTTNEETQNPQAHDPHIKVLRGEPTAEELAALIAVLGTGSGAPAEPREAEQNLWGHPVDRLRYTTFSWQRVTLLERTHMRK, from the coding sequence GTGACGACGAACGAAGAAACCCAGAATCCACAGGCGCACGATCCGCACATCAAGGTGCTGCGGGGCGAGCCGACCGCGGAAGAGCTGGCCGCGCTGATCGCCGTGCTGGGCACCGGGTCGGGCGCGCCCGCCGAGCCGCGCGAGGCCGAGCAGAACTTGTGGGGCCATCCGGTGGACCGGCTGCGCTATACCACCTTCAGTTGGCAGCGGGTCACCCTGCTGGAACGGACACACATGCGGAAATGA
- a CDS encoding acyl-CoA carboxylase subunit beta, translated as MTSVSDHRAEAASEHEVDIHTTAGKLADLRKRTKETLHPVGEAAVEKTHAKGKLTARERILALLDEDSFVELDALARHRSTNFGLQENRPLGDGVVTGYGTIDGRDVCIFSQDATVFGGSLGEVYGEKIVKVQELAIKTGRPLIGINDGAGARIQEGVVSLGLYSNIFHNNILASGVIPQISLIMGAAAGGHVYSPALTDFVIMVDQTSQMFITGPDVIKTVTGEEVTMEELGGAHTHMAKSGLAHYVASGEQDAFEYVRELLSYLPSNNYSDPPRYPVPVPTGAIEENLTDEDLELDTLIPDSPNQPYDMHEVITRILDDDEFLEVQAGYATNIIVGYGRVEGRPVGIVANQPTQFAGCLDINASEKAARFIRTCDCFNIPIVMLVDVPGFLPGTDQEYNGIIRRGAKLLYAYGEATVAKVTVITRKAYGGAYCVMGSKEMGADVNVAWPTAQIAVMGASGAVGFVYRQQLKEAAKEGKDVDALRLELQQDYEDTLVNPYIAAERGYVDAVIPPSHTRGYVATALRLLERKITQIPPKKHGNIPL; from the coding sequence ATGACGAGCGTTTCCGACCACAGGGCTGAGGCCGCCTCCGAACACGAGGTCGACATCCATACGACCGCGGGTAAATTGGCCGATCTTCGCAAGCGAACAAAAGAGACCCTGCACCCTGTCGGCGAGGCCGCAGTAGAAAAAACCCACGCCAAGGGCAAACTGACGGCGCGCGAGCGCATCCTCGCCCTGCTGGACGAGGACTCCTTTGTCGAACTCGACGCACTGGCGCGGCACCGCAGCACCAACTTCGGCCTGCAGGAGAACCGGCCGCTTGGCGACGGCGTGGTCACCGGGTACGGCACGATCGACGGCCGCGACGTCTGCATCTTCAGCCAGGACGCCACGGTGTTCGGCGGCAGCCTCGGTGAGGTGTACGGCGAGAAGATCGTCAAGGTGCAGGAGCTGGCTATCAAGACTGGCCGCCCATTGATCGGCATCAACGACGGCGCTGGCGCCCGCATCCAGGAGGGCGTGGTCTCACTTGGCTTGTACAGCAACATCTTCCACAACAACATCCTTGCCTCAGGCGTTATCCCGCAGATCTCGTTGATCATGGGCGCCGCGGCCGGTGGCCACGTCTACTCCCCCGCGCTGACCGACTTCGTCATCATGGTCGACCAGACCAGCCAGATGTTCATCACAGGTCCGGACGTCATCAAGACGGTCACCGGCGAAGAGGTGACGATGGAGGAACTCGGCGGCGCACACACCCACATGGCCAAGTCCGGTCTCGCGCACTACGTCGCGTCCGGCGAGCAGGACGCCTTCGAGTACGTCCGCGAGTTGCTCAGCTACCTTCCGAGCAACAACTACTCCGATCCGCCTCGGTACCCGGTGCCCGTGCCGACCGGCGCAATCGAGGAGAACCTCACCGACGAGGACCTCGAGCTAGACACGCTGATCCCGGATTCGCCTAACCAGCCGTACGATATGCACGAGGTCATCACCCGCATCCTTGACGACGACGAATTCCTGGAAGTCCAGGCCGGTTACGCAACGAACATCATCGTCGGTTATGGCCGGGTGGAGGGCCGGCCCGTGGGAATCGTCGCCAACCAGCCCACCCAATTCGCCGGTTGCCTGGACATCAATGCCTCGGAGAAGGCGGCCCGCTTCATCCGGACCTGCGATTGCTTCAACATCCCGATAGTCATGCTCGTCGACGTACCCGGCTTCCTGCCCGGCACCGATCAGGAGTACAACGGCATCATCCGGCGCGGAGCCAAGCTGCTGTACGCCTACGGCGAGGCCACCGTCGCCAAGGTCACCGTGATCACGCGCAAGGCCTATGGCGGCGCCTACTGCGTCATGGGTTCGAAGGAAATGGGCGCCGATGTCAACGTCGCGTGGCCGACCGCCCAGATCGCGGTCATGGGCGCATCCGGCGCCGTCGGGTTCGTTTACCGCCAGCAGCTCAAGGAAGCCGCCAAGGAAGGCAAGGATGTCGACGCGCTGCGCCTCGAGCTGCAGCAGGACTACGAAGACACCCTCGTCAACCCGTACATCGCCGCCGAACGCGGCTACGTCGACGCGGTGATTCCGCCGTCGCACACCCGTGGCTATGTGGCCACGGCGCTGCGGCTGTTGGAGCGCAAGATCACTCAGATTCCGCCGAAGAAGCACGGGAACATTCCATTGTGA